In the genome of Bradyrhizobium sp. CB3481, the window GAATTCTTCCCGCGCGGCCTGACGGCGCTGGACGATATCGACGAGGCGACCCTCGGCACGCGGCCGAGCATGGGCCATGTGACGGCGCGCGAGGAGGTGACCAGCCTGTTGCGCCAGCTCAAGCTGCCGCTCGACGAGCGCGGCCGCCGCCGGGCCGCCAACCGGGCCGAATGGTTCACCCAGGTCGACAAGCCGCTCGAAGTCGACGACGTGATCGGCGACATCATCAGCGCCTGACCGGCTTGCCGGCCTACCGCGGCTGGATCACCGTCATCTTGAACGGACCGGCGTGTGCTGCGGCATGCGCGACCGCCTCGTTGGCGCGCTCGAGCGCAAATGCGGTGACCTCGAACTGGCCGAGGTCGATCAGGCCGGCGCGGATCAGGCCGGTCATCAGCACCGCGGCATGCGGCGGGTACATCCATTGCCCGTGCACGGTGATGCAGTTCCGCATCATCCATGAATACGGCAGGTCGAAACCGCTGCCGACGCCACCCATCAGCACCACCCGTCCGTACGGCCGCACCGCCATGACCGCCGTCCGCACCTGCACCGCGTTGGCCGCGGGCGGGAGGATGTCGAGCACACAGTCGATCGGGCCGGGCGCCGCCTGCAGAATGCGCGCACGATCGTCCGCCTCGTCGCCGCGCATCGGCACGGTCCGGACGCGGCCGCCGAACCGCCGGGTCAGCGCGGCCAGCGCCTGCTCGTTGCGTCCGGTTGCGACCACGCAGCTCGCTCCCATGGCCAAGGCGACCGCGACCGCCGCGCTGCCAAAACTGCCGGTGGCGCCGTTGA includes:
- a CDS encoding zinc-binding alcohol dehydrogenase family protein, encoding MKAAVLNALGSPLAIETVPAPKLGTGEVIVDVMASRVLAYAGEVLSGERKYLMELPMVPGPGAIGRVSATGPDATRLSPGDWVYCDPTVRSRDNALSPDIALQGLTVGSESGLRLQRYFHDGAWAEQMRVPTENAVPIGTIADKDAARWCALGTLLVPYGGFLAAELRAGEIVLVNGATGSFGSAAVAVALAMGASCVVATGRNEQALAALTRRFGGRVRTVPMRGDEADDRARILQAAPGPIDCVLDILPPAANAVQVRTAVMAVRPYGRVVLMGGVGSGFDLPYSWMMRNCITVHGQWMYPPHAAVLMTGLIRAGLIDLGQFEVTAFALERANEAVAHAAAHAGPFKMTVIQPR